TTGATCACACCCGCCTACCTGTGAAACTCATTGTCATTGATTCCATTGCTGCATTGTTCCGATCACAGTATCAGACAACACCAGCATATTTGAAACGGCGGTCTGAAATGTTCTTCAACATATCTGGGACATTGAAGGGTTTAGCAAATAAGTTTGGGTTGGCGGTGGTTGTCACCAACCAAGTGGTGGATTTTATTGGGCCACATGATGGAGTGAATGGGGTGAGGTTGGGAAACTTGGAGTCCCTGGACATATCAGGCAGATGGGTGAGTCCAGCTTTGGGACTGGCTTGGGCACATTGCATAAATTCAAGAGTGTTCTTGGCAAGACATGAGCAATCTATTGGGGTTAACATTCGTAATGCTCCTTCAACAACTATATGTAGTCAAACACATAGGACATTTCACCTTGTATTTGCCCCACATCTGGCCTATGCATCGGCCGAATTTGTAATCAGAAAAGAAGGTATAGTCGGAGTATCACAGTAACTGTGTAATAAAGGAATTCTAAGAACTTTAATGTTTTGGATCCATTTGGAATTACATTCCAGTCCCTTTAA
This Prunus dulcis unplaced genomic scaffold, ALMONDv2, whole genome shotgun sequence DNA region includes the following protein-coding sequences:
- the LOC117613332 gene encoding DNA repair protein XRCC3 homolog; translation: MTPQNLMLLPLSTPKLSIGCPILDDCLGGGIPCNSITELVGESGSGKTQLCLQLTVRAQLPPSHGGLGGSSIHIFTEFSFPFRRLQQLGNLYHASYPNLIRLEPLEDIYVHGVHDAQQLIHVLGDIEAFIAIDHTRLPVKLIVIDSIAALFRSQYQTTPAYLKRRSEMFFNISGTLKGLANKFGLAVVVTNQVVDFIGPHDGVNGVRLGNLESLDISGRWVSPALGLAWAHCINSRVFLARHEQSIGVNIRNAPSTTICSQTHRTFHLVFAPHLAYASAEFVIRKEGIVGVSQ